A window from Microbacterium profundi encodes these proteins:
- a CDS encoding DNA-processing protein DprA produces MTSLSSLGHDERSARTVLSLVAAPNDPSTGRLLGRVGAVELLRLADADGAVPGLDQIAAAVWRERLHTVSNADALVTQMATFERQGLRVLIPGEKDWPVALNDLGARTPYALWTRGETALLAKPLADRITLTGARASTAYGDHMAIELASDLALSGCVVVAGGAYGIEAVAHRSALATGGRTIAVLAGGVDRAYPAGHADLFARIEQRGLLVSEVAPGVAPTRQRFLDRGRIMAALSSTTVIVEAGARSGSLRVADEAVELGRSVGAVPGPVTSAASYGSNILIQDRRARLLTGSGDVLRLADDDKSNDRNAELSRAFRIAAACDRRSPDSRGL; encoded by the coding sequence ATGACTTCCCTCTCTTCCCTCGGACACGACGAGCGGAGCGCGCGAACCGTTCTCTCGCTCGTGGCTGCACCGAATGATCCGTCGACCGGTCGTCTCCTTGGCCGAGTCGGTGCCGTAGAACTGCTCCGCCTCGCTGATGCTGACGGCGCGGTGCCCGGCCTCGACCAAATCGCAGCAGCAGTATGGCGCGAACGCTTACACACTGTGAGCAACGCCGATGCCTTGGTCACACAGATGGCGACCTTCGAGCGACAAGGCCTCCGGGTCCTGATTCCGGGTGAGAAGGATTGGCCAGTCGCCCTCAACGATCTCGGAGCACGCACACCATATGCACTTTGGACGCGTGGCGAGACTGCGCTGCTGGCCAAGCCTCTCGCCGACCGCATCACGCTGACCGGTGCGCGCGCCTCCACCGCGTATGGGGACCACATGGCGATTGAACTCGCCAGTGACCTCGCGCTCAGTGGCTGTGTCGTTGTCGCTGGCGGTGCCTACGGTATCGAAGCAGTCGCACACCGGTCGGCATTGGCGACCGGTGGAAGAACGATTGCAGTCCTCGCGGGTGGGGTCGATCGCGCATACCCTGCTGGACACGCGGATCTGTTTGCGCGTATTGAGCAACGAGGTCTCCTCGTTTCTGAGGTTGCACCGGGTGTTGCACCAACGCGGCAGCGCTTTCTCGATCGTGGCCGGATTATGGCCGCGCTCTCCTCGACGACGGTGATCGTTGAGGCGGGGGCGCGGTCAGGATCGCTGCGTGTCGCCGACGAAGCGGTGGAGCTTGGGCGCTCAGTCGGTGCGGTTCCGGGGCCCGTGACGAGTGCCGCCAGCTATGGCTCCAACATCCTTATTCAAGACAGACGCGCCCGTTTGCTCACAGGTTCCGGAGACGTTCTTCGACTCGCTGACGACGACAAGAGCAACGACCGCAACGCGGAGCTATCACGAGCATTTCGCATCGCTGCAGCGTGTGATCGTCGCTCACCCGATTCACGCGGC